The proteins below come from a single Tribolium castaneum strain GA2 chromosome 9, icTriCast1.1, whole genome shotgun sequence genomic window:
- the LOC100141870 gene encoding uncharacterized protein LOC100141870 isoform X1, giving the protein MQCPRPLVLVLVTSAVIAATPVPSGTTTTARYSLGGHTHLTYLPQFSDTTELISVTRNPKRPKNETFYTDMVLKILTQPTFRGENMRKIKRKDQQLLTNFVKNNLEDLNTPNKTIKVGTKNKVRVGTTTRKTTKLTPNPIVINITAPPKKPTKVVRVTKPPFKIKLTPTTKKPKIKPTIRRVVTKWPNEVKQNWYEQGVPYPTPNPEINSHSPPYSLSEVASDPGQVSEPPQTDLSNAISTFNLDMAPDPSNIRDGAGGSPCPTVHISSSVLTPQQRQDCSDLNLVINSHFHQNSVTDRSPLTPETYDAANQAQQEDPAPPPQTQADPGGGAGGASQAAAPAAPGGGTGGSGGSGGNGGDGDDGGGLKLPDLKGLMDLLGWLWDKLGHLFNFLKNPYLYLVPMVLFFLLGFLAVILLFPWWIPALFLFASAKTAQKKNVAFYKHVHKPVHHPDGWFWNHETKTWQNLAEIVHHHHHHRRSDGDGDSGEDNYKEITDAIENFSRKYESSSQSWKWRRRVR; this is encoded by the coding sequence ATGCAGTGCCCAAGACCTTTAGTGTTAGTGTTAGTGACATCGGCTGTGATAGCCGCAACTCCGGTACCATCTGGAACCACCACAACAGCAAGGTACTCTTTAGGAGGACACACTCATTTAACATACCTACCTCAATTTTCCGACACGACAGAACTGATCTCGGTCACTAGAAACCCAAAACGACCCAAAAACGAAACGTTTTACACAGACATGGTACTGAAAATTTTGACCCAGCCCACTTTTCGCGGCGAAAATATGCgcaaaattaaacgaaaagacCAACAACTACTCACaaactttgtcaaaaataatttggaagaTCTAAACACCCCTAACAAAACGATCAAAGTTGGTACCAAAAACAAGGTTCGTGTTGGTACCACCACTCGGAAAACCACGAAACTTACCCCAAACCctatagttattaacattacTGCACCCCCCAAAAAACCGACAAAGGTGGTACGCGTAACCAAACCCcctttcaaaatcaaactaACCCCAACCACCaaaaaacccaaaataaaACCAACAATTAGACGCGTTGTCACAAAATGGCCCAATGAAGTCAAACAGAATTGGTACGAACAAGGGGTACCATACCCCACCCCCAACCCCGAAATCAACTCACACTCGCCCCCTTACTCCCTCAGCGAGGTCGCTTCAGACCCTGGCCAGGTCTCAGAACCCCCCCAGACTGACCTAAGCAATGCTATCAGTACCTTTAATCTGGACATGGCCCCCGACCCCTCCAACATCCGAGATGGGGCCGGGGGTTCCCCTTGCCCCACAGTCCACATTTCAAGCTCGGTCCTAACCCCCCAACAACGCCAAGACTGTTCCGACTTAAACCTCGTCATAAACTCCCATTTCCATCAAAATTCAGTAACAGACCGGTCCCCCCTTACCCCCGAAACGTACGACGCAGCCAACCAGGCCCAGCAGGAAGACCCGGCACCGCCCCCGCAAACTCAAGCCGATCCTGGGGGCGGCGCCGGCGGCGCCTCACAAGCCGCCGCTCCCGCGGCCCCCGGTGGTGGTACCGGAGGGAGCGGCGGTAGTGGCGGTAATGGGGGCGATGGCGATGATGGAGGTGGTCTCAAATTACCAGATTTGAAAGGTTTGATGGATTTGTTGGGCTGGTTGTGGGACAAGTTGGGCCAcctcttcaattttttgaaaaatccctACTTGTATCTGGTACCAATGGTACTGTTTTTCTTGCTGGGTTTCTTGGCGGTCATTTTGTTGTTCCCCTGGTGGATCCCGGCGTTGTTTTTGTTCGCCAGTGCGAAAACAgcacagaaaaaaaatgtcgCGTTTTATAAACATGTCCATAAACCGGTGCATCACCCAGATGGGTGGTTTTGGAACCATGAGACTAAAACCTGGCAGAATTTGGCCGAAATCGtgcatcatcatcatcatcatcgaAGGTCGGATGGTGATGGTGACAGTGGTGAAGATAATTATAAAGAAATAACAGATGCTATAGAAAATTTCTCGCGGAAATATGAGAGTAGTAGTCAGTCGTGGAAGTGGCGGAGAAGGGTCAGGTAG
- the LOC100141870 gene encoding mucin-2 isoform X2: MQCPRPLVLVLVTSAVIAATPVPSGTTTTARSPSQIGETIKQVTSQLMEANATSPDIVTLDTRTPPKIKQHAKKKPQKPETLENSHAGVAIPVNEDEINLEETTKKFFYKIEKPTTNSGLSTWILLSGQTTAKPSRKPVVKPNESQNVTVVVDSNKIIKPLFKKRGTTTSTTTLAPTTTKLTKVKASVLSGAKSSTTTTTTMTTPTTSSTTTTTNSSTLPIEAKNSETDLSEKKTRRPSTTKRKKNKNRRRRPSEKTDSSTKIDKPIQSKEKPIGTQLYNYLSREVMPTVGVGLVGLMVTAGLAGYFLYPFGVARRSYDIDRRDKDNHFYYSDEYSGGIAEEEAIGKVIAGMPSNSLYGSNFKTPTSRHSFNNHRVIEQSTVGGEGATPAAVPEHGPRKRRQVNDGENELDGSITTDDGPSTTTTTTSTTHRPDKVKSLVDMFKELFHLKINLGLQLLQNATQAVSKYVSHVQKRLDEHYRNYTLTNSTN, translated from the exons ATGCAGTGCCCAAGACCTTTAGTGTTAGTGTTAGTGACATCGGCTGTGATAGCCGCAACTCCGGTACCATCTGGAACCACCACAACAGCAAG ATCTCCGAGCCAAATTGGAGAAACAATAAAGCAAGTGACTAGTCAGCTAATGGAAGCAAATGCAACCTCACCCGATATAGTCACACTCGATACACGAACACCGCCCAAAATCAAACAGCACGCGAAAAAGAAGCCACAAAAACCAGAAACCCTCGAAAATTCACATGCAGGGGTTGCCATACCGGTCAACGAAGACGAGATAAATCTCGAAGAAACGACCAAAAAATTCTTCTACAAGATTGAAAAACCCACAACTAACAGTGGCCTATCGACTTGGATCCTGTTAAGCGGGCAGACAACAGCCAAACCGTCCCGAAAACCGGTCGTGAAACCAAATGAGAGCCAAAATGTCACGGTTGTGGTGGATTCTAACAAAATCATCAAGCCTTTGTTCAAAAAACGTGGTACCACTACTAGTACCACAACACTGGCCCCAACTACCACCAAACTGACCAAGGTGAAGGCTTCAGTCTTGTCGGGTGCCAAGTCAAGTACCACCACCACAACAACCATGACAACACCAACAACTAGTAGTACCACCACCACAACTAACTCCAGTACGTTACCAATTGAAGCAAAAAATTCCGAGACTGATTTAAGTGAGAAGAAAACGCGCCGACCTTCCACCACCAAAAGGAAGAAGAATAAGAACCGTCGCAGACGCCCTAGCGAAAAAACCGACAGTAGTACCAAAATTGACAAACCCATCCAGTCCAAAGAAAAACCCATCGGAACCCAACTTTACAATTACTTGTCTCGGGAAGTGATGCCCACGGTTGGGGTCGGTCTCGTGGGCTTGATGGTCACTGCTGGACTTGCTGGGTACTTTTTGTACCCATTTGGAGTCGCTCGCAGGTCGTACGACATCGACAGACGGGACAAAGACAACCACTTTTACTACTCGGATGAGTACTCGGGTGGGATCGCTGAGGAGGAAGCCATCGGGAAAGTGATAGCGGGAATGCCGTCCAACTCTTTGTACGGAAGCAACTTCAAAACGCCCACTTCCAGACACAGTTTTAACAACCATAGGGTAATTGAGCAAAGTACTGTTGGTGGAGAGGGGGCAACTCCGGCTGCGGTACCCGAACACGGGCCCAGAAAACGCAGACAAGTTAACGATGGAGAGAATGAACTTGATGGTAGTATTACCACGGATGATGGTCCCAGTACTACCACCACCACAACCAGTACCACGCACAGGCCGGACAAAGTCAAGTCTTTGGTGGACATGTTCAAGGAGTTGTTCCACTTGAAGATAAACCTTGGACTCCAGTTGCTACAAAACGCAACTCAGGCCGTCTCAAAGTACGTTTCTCACGTGCAAAAACGCCTGGACGAGCATTACCGCAACTACACCCTTACCAATAGTACCAACTGA
- the LOC103312549 gene encoding uncharacterized protein LOC103312549, with the protein MFPVVVLFAIAVAGASEPTTTKTYDIEVPGSEPIRIVEGEPLWKTSRFEHRSFNTRGSTTEDPLHQFLTNYAESVRHKNQEAETPEKPKSWDVLKYQNHHHPYDDKKGWVSMEPVPWSVSKISKWQSHHRPSEQETQVRPWDRPHHYDIYNLDPKPTAVYGQKVQVDYGNRYHHKHNENCKHNYDDIITDGRPADFPQPYEANRRKGTEISHDGHPFSGEGEWVLLSTTKGYKYPQNRQRALQINPDSIGAHRSVRLTVLPPLKNSKVNMTTSHGGLLQVESSFQTVEQAHKQFNKKQKMKKKPVKAQPVRVVPTLTTTRRNSAPDSSAVLAAVGAGMIPATMAMLVPMALGGRKRRELSTPYPQVTLPRSL; encoded by the coding sequence ATGTTCCCAGTGGTAGTACTATTCGCGATCGCAGTCGCCGGCGCCTCTGAACCCACCACGACCAAAACCTACGACATTGAAGTACCCGGCTCCGAGCCGATCCGCATCGTCGAGGGCGAGCCCTTATGGAAGACGTCGCGGTTCGAGCACCGCTCGTTCAACACCCGGGGAAGTACCACCGAAGACCCGCTCCACCAGTTCCTCACGAACTACGCCGAATCGGTCCGACACAAAAACCAAGAGGCGGAAACGCCCGAAAAACCCAAAAGTTGGGACGTGCTCAAGTACCAAAACCACCACCACCCCTACGACGACAAGAAGGGCTGGGTGAGTATGGAACCGGTGCCGTGGTCAGTCTCGAAAATCTCAAAGTGGCAAAGCCACCACCGGCCCTCCGAGCAAGAGACGCAGGTACGACCATGGGACAGACCCCACCATTACGACATCTACAACCTGGACCCCAAACCCACGGCCGTCTACGGCCAAAAAGTCCAAGTGGATTATGGCAACCGGTACCACCACAAGCACAACGAGAACTGCAAACACAACTACGATGACATCATCACCGACGGACGCCCTGCGGACTTCCCCCAACCCTACGAAGCCAATCGGCGCAAAGGGACGGAAATCAGCCACGATGGTCACCCGTTTTCCGGCGAGGGCGAGTGGGTACTGCTTTCGACAACCAAAGGGTACAAGTACCCCCAGAACAGGCAACGGGCGCTCCAAATCAACCCTGACTCGATCGGAGCGCACCGCAGTGTCCGTCTGACGGTACTTCCCCCTTTGAAAAACTCAAAAGTTAACATGACCACGTCCCATGGAGGCCTTCTCCAGGTGGAGTCAAGCTTCCAAACGGTCGAACAGGCCCACAAACAGTTCAATAAGAagcaaaaaatgaagaaaaagcCGGTTAAGGCGCAGCCGGTACGAGTCGTACCGACTTTGACTACGACTCGCCGGAACAGTGCGCCTGATAGTTCGGCCGTTCTGGCCGCTGTGGGTGCTGGGATGATCCCGGCCACCATGGCTATGTTGGTACCCATGGCGCTAGGGGGGCGCAAAAGACGGGAACTGAGTACGCCGTACCCGCAAGTGACACTCCCGCGtagtttgtaa
- the LOC663091 gene encoding probable methylmalonate-semialdehyde/malonate-semialdehyde dehydrogenase [acylating], mitochondrial, protein MAMQRTSTPFLTLLKRHYSNVAPTTKLFIDGKFLDSQATDWVELHDPATNELVTKVPQSTRSEMEAAVESSKKAYETWKNTSVLTRQQVMLKLQHVIRRDIKKIAANITTEQGKTLADAEGDVMRGLQVVEHSCAAGTLLQGESLQNIARDMDIVSYKVPIGVTAGIAPFNFPAMIPLWMFPLALIAGNTMIIKPSERDPGATMLLMELLNEVGCPPGVVNVIHGTHDAVNFICDNKDIKAISFVGSDTAGKYIYGRGGANGKRVQSNMGAKNHAVVLPDADKSATIDQLIGAAYGAAGQRCMALSVAILVGETRDWIPEIIERAKKLKVTAGHEPGADLGPVISPKAKERIFSLIESGIKQGAKCPLDGRGIVVEKYPKGNFVGPTLLTHVQPSFECYKEEIFGPVLSVMFADTLDEAIKMINSNPYGNGTAIFTSNGSHARQFVNEIDVGQVGVNVPIPVPLPMFSFTGSRGSFHGDLHFYGKQGLNFYTETKTITSLWRKGQAASNKSVSMPVHN, encoded by the exons ACCCCTTTTCTCACCCTCCTCAAACGGCACTACTCTAATGTAGCCCCCACAACGAAACTCTTCATCGATGGCAAATTCCTCGATTCGCAAGCCACCGACTGGGTGGAGCTCCACGACCCCGCCACCAACGAACTGGTCACGAAAGTGCCCCAAAGTACCAGAAGTGAGATGGAGGCTGCGGTAGAATCGTCAAAAAAAGCGTACGAAACGTGGAAGAATACTTCAGTATTAACGCGACAGCAAGTCATGCTTAAACTTCAGCACGTTATCAGACgcgatattaaaaaaatcgcggCAAATATCACCACAGAACAGGGGAAAACCCTGGCAGACGCCGAAGGCGATGTCATGCGGGGCTTGC AGGTTGTTGAGCACAGTTGTGCCGCAGGAACCCTCCTCCAAGGAGAGTCGCTACAAAACATAGCAAGGGACATGGACATAGTCTCGTACAAGGTCCCAATCGGGGTCACTGCCGGGATCGCCCCCTTCAACTTCCCTGCCATGATCCCCTTGTGGATGTTCCCTCTAGCCCTAATCGCCGGCAACACCATGATAATCAAACCCTCCGAACGCGATCCTGGAGCGACCATGCTCCTGATGGAGCTCCTCAACGAAGTGGGCTGTCCCCCAGGTGTCGTCAACGTGATCCACGGCACCCATGACGCTGTTAACTTCATTTGCGACAATAAAGACATCAAGGCTATTAGTTTCGTGGGGTCGGACACAGCCGGGAAATATATTTACGGGCGTGGGGGCGCCAACGGCAAACGGGTGCAGTCCAACATGGGGGCTAAAAACCACGCTGTTGTGCTTCCAGACGCTGACAAGAGCGCGACGATTGATCAGCTGATTGGCGCCGCTTATGGGGCCGCCGGCCAGAGGTGCATGGCCCTAAGTGTGGCGATTTTAGTCGGGGAAACCCGCGACTGGATCCCGGAGATTATCGAACGGGCGAAAAAACTCAAAGTGACAGCAGGGCATGAGCCGGGGGCTGATTTAGGCCCGGTGATTTCGCCCAAAGCCAAGGAGAGAATTTTTAGTTTGATTGAGTCTGGGATTAAGCAAGGGGCCAAGTGTCCGCTGGATGGGAGAGGGATTGTTGTGGAGAAGTACCCTAAAGGGAATTTCGTGGGGCCTACACTTTTAACCCATGTCCAGCCATCGTTTGAGTGCTACAAAGAGGAGATTTTCGGGCCGGTTTTAAGTGTCATGTTCGCCGATACTTTAGACGAGGCCATTAAAATGATTAACTCGAATCCTTATGGTAATGGTACTGCAATTTTCACGAGTAATGGCAGTCATGCCAGACAGTTTGTTAATGAGATTGATGTTGGGCAAGTCGGGGTTAATGTTCCAATCCCGGTGCCGTTGCCCATGTTCAGTTTCACCGGGTCCAGGGGTAGTTTTCACGGAGATTTGCATTTCTACGGGAAGCAGGGCTTGAACTTTTACACCGAAACCAAGACCATAACGTCGTTGTGGCGCAAAGGCCAGGCGGCGTCCAACAAGTCTGTCTCAATGCCTgtgcataattaa